The following are encoded in a window of Halosolutus halophilus genomic DNA:
- the rqcH gene encoding ribosome rescue protein RqcH, whose product MDPKRELTSVDLAALVQELGTYEGAKVDKAYLYGDDLVRLKMRDFDRGRVELVLEVGEVKRAHTVAPERVPDAPGRPPQFAMMLRNRLSGADFAGVEQYEFDRILEFVFEREDGTTRIIVELFGQGNVAVTDGEYEVIDCLETVRLKSRTVVPGSRYEFPDTRTNPLTVSREAFDREMDDSDTDVVRTLATQLNFGGLYAEELCTRAGVEKALDIDDATEDDYRRVYEAIERLALDIRNGNFDPRIYREEGEDDEGDGESDAADGPVVDVTPFPLEEHAELAADPADSFLAALDDYFFELTLEDEEEPDPTDQKPDFEAEIAKHRRIIDQQEGAIEGFEQQAEAQRENAELLYANYGLVDDILSTIQEARNQDRSWAEIEERFAEGAERGIEAAEAVVDVDGSEGMVTVEIDGERIDLVAHDGVEQNADRLYTEAKRIEEKKEGALAAIEDTREDLEAVKRRKERWEAEDGAPGDGEDDEEDEDRDWLSLSSVPIRENEPWYDRFRWFHTSDDFLVIGGRNADQNEELVKKYLERGDKVLHTQAHGGPVTVLKATDPSEASSGDIEIPETSIEEAAQFAVSYSSVWKDGRYAGDVYAVDSDQVSKTPESGEYLEKGGFAVRGDRTYYDDTPVGVAVGIQCEPWTRVIGGPPSAIEGQAETTIEIEPGRYAQGDAAKRLYRRFRERFEDKSFVRKIASPDRIQHFMPPGGSRISEE is encoded by the coding sequence ATGGATCCCAAGCGGGAACTCACGAGCGTCGACCTCGCCGCCCTCGTCCAGGAACTGGGCACCTACGAGGGCGCGAAGGTCGACAAGGCCTATCTCTACGGCGATGACCTCGTCCGGCTCAAGATGCGGGACTTCGATCGGGGCCGGGTGGAACTGGTACTCGAGGTGGGCGAGGTCAAGCGCGCCCACACCGTCGCGCCCGAGCGCGTGCCGGACGCCCCCGGCCGGCCACCCCAGTTTGCGATGATGCTCCGGAATCGCCTCTCGGGGGCGGACTTCGCGGGGGTCGAACAGTACGAGTTCGATCGCATCCTCGAGTTCGTCTTCGAGCGCGAGGACGGGACGACCCGCATCATCGTCGAACTGTTCGGCCAGGGCAATGTCGCGGTCACCGACGGCGAGTACGAGGTGATCGACTGCCTCGAGACCGTTCGTCTCAAGTCCCGGACCGTCGTCCCCGGTTCTCGCTACGAGTTCCCCGACACGCGGACGAACCCGCTGACGGTCTCCCGGGAGGCGTTCGATCGCGAGATGGACGACTCCGACACGGACGTCGTCCGGACGCTCGCGACCCAGTTGAACTTCGGCGGCCTCTACGCCGAGGAACTCTGTACCCGCGCCGGCGTCGAGAAGGCCCTCGACATCGACGACGCGACCGAGGACGACTACCGGCGGGTGTACGAGGCGATCGAACGCCTCGCGCTCGACATCCGCAACGGGAACTTCGACCCCCGGATTTACCGCGAGGAGGGCGAGGACGACGAGGGGGACGGAGAGAGCGACGCGGCCGACGGCCCCGTCGTCGACGTCACGCCGTTCCCGCTCGAGGAACACGCCGAACTCGCGGCCGATCCGGCCGACAGTTTCCTCGCGGCGCTTGACGACTACTTCTTCGAACTCACGCTCGAGGACGAGGAGGAACCGGACCCGACCGACCAGAAGCCCGACTTCGAGGCCGAGATCGCCAAACACCGGCGGATCATCGACCAGCAGGAGGGCGCGATCGAGGGGTTCGAACAGCAGGCCGAGGCCCAGCGGGAGAACGCCGAGTTGCTCTACGCAAACTACGGCCTCGTCGACGACATCCTCTCGACGATCCAGGAGGCCCGCAACCAGGACCGATCGTGGGCCGAGATCGAGGAGCGGTTCGCGGAGGGGGCCGAGCGCGGCATCGAGGCCGCCGAGGCGGTCGTCGACGTCGACGGCAGCGAGGGGATGGTGACGGTCGAGATCGACGGCGAGCGGATCGATCTCGTCGCCCACGACGGCGTCGAGCAGAACGCCGATCGGCTCTACACCGAAGCGAAGCGCATCGAGGAGAAGAAGGAGGGCGCACTGGCGGCGATCGAGGACACCCGCGAGGACCTGGAGGCGGTCAAGCGAAGGAAGGAACGGTGGGAAGCCGAGGACGGCGCGCCCGGCGACGGCGAGGACGACGAGGAGGACGAGGACCGGGACTGGCTCTCCCTCTCGTCCGTCCCGATCCGGGAGAACGAGCCGTGGTACGATCGGTTCCGGTGGTTCCACACGAGCGACGACTTCCTCGTCATCGGCGGGCGCAACGCCGACCAGAACGAGGAACTGGTGAAGAAGTATCTCGAGCGCGGGGACAAGGTCCTCCACACGCAGGCCCACGGCGGTCCCGTCACCGTGCTCAAGGCGACGGACCCGAGCGAGGCCTCCTCGGGCGACATCGAGATTCCGGAGACGAGCATCGAGGAGGCCGCCCAGTTCGCCGTCTCCTACTCGTCGGTCTGGAAGGACGGCCGCTACGCGGGCGACGTGTACGCCGTCGATTCGGATCAGGTCTCGAAGACGCCCGAGAGCGGGGAGTACCTCGAGAAAGGCGGATTCGCGGTGCGCGGCGATCGGACCTACTACGACGACACGCCGGTCGGCGTCGCCGTCGGCATCCAGTGTGAGCCGTGGACGCGCGTGATCGGCGGTCCACCGTCGGCGATCGAGGGCCAGGCCGAGACGACGATCGAGATCGAACCGGGCCGGTACGCCCAGGGGGACGCTGCCAAGCGGCTCTACCGGCGCTTCCGCGAGCGGTTCGAAGACAAGTCGTTCGTCCGCAAGATCGCCAGCCCGGACCGAATCCAGCACTTCATGCCGCCGGGCGGGAGCCGGATCTCCGAGGAGTGA
- a CDS encoding alkaline phosphatase D family protein, producing the protein MADEIDLGGRDEPLRGEDDHAELLSELDSHDLAVATDPDPDTDTGRFEYDPDADPDAVFPQSVASGGPTPTGVILWTRIAPAVFDATDPLAVRVARDPDFDDVVYEGVVTDAEQIRAHDYTVKVDLDGHLDPDREYRYRFYYRDTASRIGRCRTLPAPDASPESVRFAVLACQNYLNGYYPAYHHVAREDVDFVVHVGDFIYESDDGHFKGLGSYDYPGREKDLPSGNSRVWGLDDYRYLYRTYRSDRFLQEALEAHTLIAGWDDHELVNDLYWDKRTDAPAGDHPRGDDPAFMTDLVADAMHAWWEYMPARVHYNPRGDNLQDRFQLWREFEFGDLVTLAMTDERLFRDPPRQAIPTPDNVGPHREPPGRTMLGEDQREWLIDTITGSDATWTVWADEVLTVPLRVGSGPLSLYPVQGGWDGYTRERMQITETIAEADVDNFVTLTGDMHCYIAAYSQSSYPGRVTGGEGVAQGDRIGVEFMTPAVTSLNVAEALHLTRGWRRTLTEPLLSWLVPAMNPHIEFFDSHHWGYSVVEFARDACTYIGYAVDKTTNTPDADRSVVAAYRVPEGEVALEDVTEQYRAQ; encoded by the coding sequence ATGGCGGACGAAATCGACCTCGGCGGGCGCGACGAGCCGTTACGGGGTGAAGACGATCACGCCGAACTCCTGTCCGAACTCGACTCGCACGACCTCGCGGTCGCAACCGATCCCGATCCAGACACCGACACTGGCCGGTTCGAGTACGACCCCGACGCGGATCCGGACGCGGTGTTTCCCCAGTCGGTGGCCAGCGGCGGGCCGACCCCGACCGGGGTAATCCTCTGGACGCGGATCGCCCCCGCCGTATTCGATGCAACCGACCCGTTGGCCGTGCGCGTAGCCCGCGACCCTGACTTCGACGACGTCGTCTACGAGGGCGTGGTCACCGACGCCGAGCAAATCCGGGCCCACGACTACACGGTCAAAGTCGATCTCGACGGGCATCTCGACCCGGACCGCGAGTACCGCTACCGGTTCTATTACCGTGATACGGCCTCGCGGATCGGGCGGTGCCGGACGCTCCCCGCGCCCGACGCGTCCCCCGAATCCGTGCGGTTCGCGGTGCTCGCCTGTCAGAACTATCTCAACGGGTACTATCCCGCGTATCACCACGTCGCCCGCGAGGACGTCGACTTCGTCGTCCACGTCGGCGACTTCATCTACGAGTCCGACGACGGCCACTTCAAGGGCCTCGGATCGTACGACTACCCCGGGCGCGAGAAGGACTTGCCCAGCGGGAACAGTCGCGTGTGGGGCCTCGACGATTACCGGTACCTGTATCGCACGTATCGAAGCGATCGATTCCTTCAGGAAGCGTTAGAAGCGCACACGCTGATCGCGGGGTGGGACGATCACGAACTGGTCAACGATCTGTACTGGGACAAACGAACGGATGCACCCGCGGGTGACCATCCCCGGGGCGACGACCCCGCGTTCATGACCGACCTCGTCGCCGACGCGATGCACGCGTGGTGGGAGTACATGCCTGCTCGCGTCCACTATAATCCGCGTGGCGACAACCTCCAGGACCGGTTCCAGCTCTGGCGCGAGTTCGAGTTCGGGGACCTCGTGACGCTCGCGATGACCGACGAACGCCTGTTCCGCGATCCGCCTCGGCAGGCGATCCCGACGCCCGACAACGTCGGCCCGCACCGCGAACCGCCCGGACGGACGATGCTCGGCGAGGACCAACGCGAGTGGCTCATCGACACGATCACCGGATCGGACGCGACGTGGACGGTGTGGGCCGACGAGGTCCTGACCGTCCCGCTCCGCGTCGGCTCCGGCCCGCTCTCGCTCTACCCCGTCCAGGGCGGATGGGACGGCTATACGAGAGAACGGATGCAAATCACCGAGACGATCGCGGAGGCCGACGTCGACAACTTCGTGACCCTGACCGGAGACATGCACTGCTATATCGCCGCCTACTCGCAGTCGTCGTATCCCGGGCGAGTTACGGGCGGGGAGGGCGTCGCGCAAGGCGACCGGATCGGCGTCGAGTTCATGACGCCCGCCGTGACCTCGCTCAACGTCGCGGAGGCCTTGCATCTGACTCGGGGCTGGCGGCGGACGCTCACCGAACCGCTGTTGTCGTGGCTGGTGCCGGCGATGAATCCGCATATCGAGTTCTTCGACAGCCATCACTGGGGGTATTCGGTGGTCGAATTCGCGCGAGATGCGTGCACGTATATCGGGTACGCCGTCGACAAGACGACGAACACGCCGGATGCCGATCGATCCGTCGTGGCCGCGTATCGCGTTCCGGAGGGCGAGGTCGCGCTAGAGGACGTGACCGAGCAGTATCGGGCGCAGTAG
- the tenA gene encoding thiaminase II, which produces MAFSDTLLEAGIDIWEAQKNHPFVRELAAGTLDEAAFEHWLKQDYRYLLDYARLFAIAGVKAHDEESMTHLLGVAHQVLDHEMDLHREFAAEYGITPEELEAVEKAPTCVAYTNFLLRTAYEGSIAEIAAALYPCMQGYLDVAEHMADLADGDHRYTPFIEMYTSEEFREATDWCRAFVDRCGERYPGEHDAMREAFLTSARLEYRFWEMAYTLEGWDV; this is translated from the coding sequence ATGGCGTTCAGCGATACGCTTCTCGAGGCCGGAATAGACATCTGGGAGGCACAGAAGAACCATCCGTTCGTCCGCGAACTCGCCGCCGGGACGCTCGACGAGGCGGCGTTCGAGCACTGGCTGAAACAGGACTACCGGTATCTGCTGGATTACGCGCGACTGTTCGCGATCGCCGGGGTGAAAGCGCACGATGAGGAGTCGATGACCCACCTGCTCGGGGTCGCCCACCAGGTGCTCGATCACGAGATGGACCTCCACCGCGAGTTCGCCGCCGAGTACGGCATCACGCCCGAGGAACTGGAAGCCGTCGAGAAAGCCCCGACGTGCGTGGCGTACACGAACTTCCTCCTCAGGACCGCCTACGAGGGCTCGATCGCGGAGATCGCGGCTGCGCTGTACCCGTGTATGCAGGGCTACCTCGACGTCGCCGAGCACATGGCCGACCTCGCCGACGGGGATCACCGGTACACCCCGTTCATCGAGATGTACACGAGCGAGGAGTTCCGCGAGGCGACCGACTGGTGTCGCGCGTTCGTCGATCGCTGTGGCGAGCGCTACCCCGGCGAGCACGACGCGATGCGGGAGGCGTTTCTCACGAGCGCCAGGCTGGAGTATCGGTTCTGGGAGATGGCCTACACGCTGGAGGGCTGGGACGTCTGA
- a CDS encoding tRNA uridine(34) 5-carboxymethylaminomethyl modification radical SAM/GNAT enzyme Elp3: protein MSTETPDPTETDAFEQVCETLVERILAGEIDRDEVEKAKLEACSEHSAPKVPKNSELVDYAPDEHRDELQTVLQRKPVRTASGVSPVAIMTSPERCPHGKCLYCPGGPDSEFSSSQSYTGEEPAAARGVQNDYDPYGQVTLRLEQLREIGHPVDKVELILMGGTMTARSHDYQEWFVKRALEAMNDYDVDKEPEPAEGVSFAEDPEEYEWRYVEDVIAENETADVRNIGTTFETKPDWCDPEQIDRMLDLGGTKVEVGVQTTYERINREMHRGHGVQESIDANRRLRDSAFKVGFHMMPGQPGMSKEMCLEDFRRLFEQEQWKPDYLKIYPTLVVRGTATYDWWYEDEYEPLGNEEAAELVAEIKSMIPRYTRLQRVQRDIPADFIDAGVWKSNLRQLARKRMDEHGWKCECIRCREVGMNDEDPGDVDLDVTTYEACGGTEHFISVEDFERDLLIGFCRLRFPGDPVRSELENAALVRELHVYGSEVAMGDEGETDQHQHQGYGQQLMARAEEIAADAGYDKLSVISGIGAREYYRNKLGYHQDGPYVSKRI, encoded by the coding sequence GTGAGTACCGAGACGCCCGATCCGACCGAAACCGACGCCTTCGAGCAGGTCTGTGAGACGCTCGTCGAGCGGATCCTCGCGGGCGAAATCGATCGCGACGAGGTCGAGAAAGCCAAACTCGAGGCGTGTTCGGAGCACTCGGCACCGAAAGTCCCCAAGAACTCCGAACTGGTGGACTACGCGCCCGACGAGCACCGCGATGAACTCCAGACGGTGCTCCAGCGTAAGCCGGTCCGGACGGCCTCCGGCGTCTCGCCGGTCGCGATCATGACCTCGCCCGAGCGGTGTCCACACGGCAAGTGTCTCTACTGTCCCGGCGGGCCGGACTCGGAGTTCTCCTCCTCCCAGAGCTACACGGGCGAGGAACCCGCCGCGGCCCGCGGCGTCCAGAACGACTACGATCCGTACGGGCAGGTCACGCTACGGCTCGAACAACTCCGGGAAATCGGTCACCCCGTCGACAAGGTCGAACTCATCCTGATGGGCGGGACGATGACCGCCCGGAGCCACGACTACCAAGAGTGGTTCGTCAAGCGCGCCCTCGAGGCGATGAACGACTACGACGTCGACAAGGAACCCGAACCCGCGGAGGGCGTCAGCTTCGCCGAAGACCCCGAGGAGTACGAGTGGCGGTACGTCGAGGACGTCATCGCGGAGAACGAGACCGCCGACGTCCGCAACATCGGGACGACCTTCGAGACCAAACCGGACTGGTGCGATCCCGAGCAGATCGATCGGATGCTCGATCTGGGCGGCACGAAGGTCGAGGTCGGCGTTCAGACCACTTACGAGCGGATCAACCGCGAGATGCACCGCGGCCACGGCGTGCAGGAATCGATCGACGCCAACCGACGACTGCGGGATTCGGCGTTCAAGGTGGGCTTCCACATGATGCCCGGTCAGCCCGGAATGTCGAAGGAGATGTGTCTCGAGGACTTCCGGCGACTCTTCGAACAGGAGCAGTGGAAACCGGATTACCTGAAGATCTACCCGACGCTCGTCGTCCGCGGGACGGCCACTTACGACTGGTGGTACGAAGACGAGTACGAACCGCTGGGAAACGAGGAGGCCGCCGAACTCGTCGCCGAGATCAAGTCGATGATTCCCCGGTACACGCGACTGCAGCGCGTCCAGCGCGACATTCCCGCGGACTTCATCGACGCGGGGGTCTGGAAGTCGAACCTCCGGCAACTCGCACGAAAGCGCATGGACGAGCACGGCTGGAAGTGTGAGTGCATCCGCTGTCGCGAGGTCGGGATGAACGACGAGGACCCCGGGGACGTCGACCTCGACGTCACGACCTACGAGGCCTGCGGCGGTACGGAACACTTCATCTCCGTCGAGGACTTCGAGCGGGACCTCCTGATCGGCTTCTGCCGACTGCGGTTCCCGGGAGACCCGGTCCGATCGGAACTCGAGAACGCGGCGCTCGTCCGCGAACTCCACGTGTACGGCAGCGAGGTTGCGATGGGAGACGAGGGCGAGACCGATCAACACCAGCACCAGGGGTACGGACAGCAACTGATGGCCCGCGCCGAGGAGATCGCCGCCGACGCCGGCTACGACAAACTGAGCGTTATCTCGGGGATCGGTGCCCGGGAGTACTACCGGAACAAACTCGGCTACCACCAGGACGGCCCCTACGTGAGCAAGCGTATCTAA
- the mbhE gene encoding hydrogen gas-evolving membrane-bound hydrogenase subunit E — MSPDQAVVVAAVALPFVAAALTPLLFRLLGERTGYAGAVVAITSFTLLASQYTEATTSSGTVPPLPWIPSLDVVLRFYVDGWGLLFALLASGIGTLIFLYSPAYMHGESHLVRYYAALLAFMGSILGVALAADLIAIFLFWELTSLASYVLIGHYTADDSSQYAARMAMVVTVGGGLFLLVGFLLLSIVAVDVVGSASASAVGVYDLSAMLDNPDAMQSALRDRGLFLPVLGLLAIGAGTKSAQVPLHFWLPNAMAAPTPVSAFLHSATMVKVGVYFVGRMRPILVGEEWLFLFATLGLTTMTVCAILAVAATDIKELLAYSTASHLGLMIAGFGFTSIYGAETGVFHLLNHALFKAALFLVAGIVAHEAGTRRIDALGGLRHDLPVTAAITVVVALSMAGIPPFNGFYSKELLFEAAVEASHYHDIGALGWLYPAVAVFGSIFTVLYSLRFLGLFFGARPDGLGDVHEPSITMLVPPAVLAALAAVVSVDPEVAVRVIVQSGVDATATDPEAMHVGLPTSYSTPVGMSAIAIGVGFLAYPFYDRIHRGIRSVPAAAPPVSANWWYDAVVGNLTGAGSWLGSRVHNGLLRTYATWTLAATCAFALAGFAATVAVAPGELVGIDATPAIALVLAVAVVAAIAVVTADSHVAGILTLSILGFMIAIFYILASAPDLALTQLVVETLVLLIFLLVIEEIPEYYEVGLGGVARDAVLSLAVGATAFVTVLLTTDARPEGSTDVARYYAESAVPEGGGTNIVNVILVDFRGFDTLGELVVVTLAAISILTLIVMRSRGDDE; from the coding sequence ATGTCACCCGACCAGGCGGTGGTCGTCGCCGCGGTCGCGTTGCCGTTCGTCGCTGCAGCGCTCACTCCCCTGCTTTTCAGGCTGCTCGGCGAGCGAACCGGCTACGCGGGCGCCGTCGTCGCGATAACGTCGTTCACGTTGCTCGCCTCGCAGTACACCGAGGCGACGACGAGCTCCGGGACCGTCCCTCCGCTCCCCTGGATCCCGTCGCTCGACGTCGTCCTTCGGTTCTACGTCGACGGCTGGGGGCTGCTGTTCGCCCTGCTCGCCTCCGGCATCGGCACGCTCATCTTCCTGTACTCGCCCGCGTACATGCACGGCGAGTCCCACCTCGTCAGATACTACGCCGCGTTGCTGGCGTTCATGGGATCGATCCTCGGCGTCGCGCTCGCGGCCGACCTGATCGCGATCTTCCTCTTCTGGGAACTCACCAGCCTCGCGTCGTACGTCCTGATCGGCCACTACACGGCCGACGACTCCTCGCAGTACGCCGCCCGGATGGCGATGGTCGTCACCGTCGGCGGCGGCCTCTTCCTGCTGGTCGGCTTCCTCCTGCTTTCGATCGTCGCGGTCGACGTCGTCGGCTCCGCGTCCGCGTCCGCGGTCGGCGTCTACGACCTGTCCGCGATGCTCGACAACCCCGACGCGATGCAGTCCGCCCTCCGCGATCGCGGGCTGTTCCTGCCAGTGCTGGGACTGCTCGCGATCGGTGCGGGGACGAAGTCCGCCCAGGTCCCGCTGCACTTCTGGCTGCCGAACGCGATGGCGGCCCCCACGCCCGTCTCGGCCTTTCTCCACTCCGCGACGATGGTGAAAGTCGGCGTCTACTTCGTGGGACGGATGCGGCCGATCCTCGTCGGGGAGGAGTGGCTCTTCCTGTTCGCGACGCTCGGGTTGACGACGATGACCGTCTGCGCGATCCTGGCGGTCGCCGCGACGGACATCAAGGAACTGTTGGCGTACTCGACGGCGAGCCACCTCGGACTGATGATCGCCGGCTTCGGGTTCACGTCGATTTACGGGGCCGAAACCGGCGTCTTCCACCTGCTCAACCACGCCCTGTTCAAGGCCGCGCTCTTCCTCGTCGCCGGGATCGTCGCCCACGAGGCCGGCACCCGGCGGATCGACGCCCTCGGGGGACTCCGTCACGACCTGCCGGTCACGGCGGCCATCACGGTCGTCGTCGCCCTCAGCATGGCCGGCATCCCCCCGTTCAACGGCTTCTACTCGAAGGAACTGCTGTTCGAGGCGGCCGTGGAGGCCAGTCACTACCACGACATCGGCGCGCTCGGCTGGCTCTACCCCGCCGTGGCCGTATTCGGGAGTATCTTCACCGTCCTCTACTCGCTCCGGTTCCTGGGCCTGTTCTTCGGCGCCCGGCCCGACGGACTCGGCGACGTTCACGAGCCCTCGATCACGATGCTCGTCCCGCCGGCCGTCCTGGCCGCGCTCGCCGCCGTCGTCAGCGTCGATCCCGAGGTCGCGGTCCGGGTCATCGTCCAGTCCGGCGTCGACGCGACCGCCACCGACCCCGAGGCGATGCACGTCGGCCTCCCCACCTCGTACTCGACTCCGGTGGGGATGAGCGCGATCGCGATCGGAGTCGGCTTCCTCGCGTACCCGTTCTACGATCGGATTCACCGCGGGATCCGATCGGTCCCGGCTGCGGCCCCGCCGGTGAGCGCGAACTGGTGGTACGACGCCGTCGTCGGCAACCTCACGGGTGCGGGGTCCTGGCTCGGGTCCCGGGTCCACAACGGCCTGCTCCGGACGTACGCGACGTGGACGTTGGCCGCCACCTGCGCCTTCGCGCTCGCTGGCTTCGCCGCGACGGTGGCCGTCGCCCCCGGCGAACTCGTCGGTATCGACGCCACGCCGGCGATCGCACTCGTCCTGGCGGTCGCGGTCGTGGCCGCGATCGCGGTCGTCACCGCCGACTCTCACGTCGCCGGCATCCTCACGCTCTCGATCCTGGGGTTCATGATCGCCATCTTCTACATCCTCGCCAGCGCGCCCGACCTCGCGCTGACGCAACTGGTCGTCGAGACGCTCGTCCTCTTGATCTTCCTGCTCGTGATCGAGGAGATTCCCGAGTACTACGAGGTCGGCCTCGGCGGGGTCGCCCGGGACGCCGTTCTCTCGCTGGCCGTCGGCGCGACCGCGTTCGTCACCGTCCTTCTCACGACCGACGCCCGCCCCGAGGGCAGTACGGACGTCGCCCGCTACTACGCCGAGAGCGCCGTTCCCGAGGGTGGCGGGACGAACATCGTCAACGTGATCCTCGTCGACTTCCGCGGCTTCGACACGCTCGGCGAACTCGTCGTCGTCACGCTGGCCGCGATCTCGATCCTGACGCTCATCGTCATGCGCTCCCGAGGTGACGACGAATGA
- a CDS encoding MnhB domain-containing protein, with protein sequence MTTTVIMRTTARVIVPIILVVAVSLFVEGHNLPGGGFIGGVLTTTAFAIIYLAFGLDFLERGVLGRDVDPGKEPSRDRVVVAYRRVFEYGLAIAIGSGLVPLLFGRPFLTQTFVELEGVPIYHHVEIASALAFDFGVYCVVVGGLLTILSVVGAE encoded by the coding sequence ATGACGACGACGGTGATCATGCGGACGACCGCCCGGGTGATCGTCCCGATCATTCTGGTCGTCGCCGTCTCGCTGTTCGTAGAGGGGCACAACCTCCCCGGCGGCGGATTCATCGGCGGCGTGCTCACGACGACGGCCTTCGCGATCATCTACCTCGCGTTCGGACTGGACTTCTTGGAGCGCGGGGTCCTCGGCCGCGACGTCGACCCCGGGAAGGAGCCCTCGCGCGATCGGGTCGTCGTGGCCTACCGGCGCGTGTTCGAGTACGGGCTGGCGATCGCCATCGGCAGCGGACTGGTCCCGCTGCTGTTCGGCCGCCCCTTCCTGACGCAGACGTTCGTCGAACTCGAGGGCGTGCCGATCTACCACCACGTCGAGATCGCGAGCGCGCTCGCGTTCGACTTCGGGGTCTACTGCGTGGTCGTCGGCGGCCTGCTCACGATCCTCTCGGTGGTGGGGGCGGAATGA
- a CDS encoding sodium:proton antiporter, with translation MTTIVLAAVIGALFALGTFLILRRDLIRVVWGLAIISQAANVYLLAMGGIAAGTADSVPVLAGHGEHVPETADPLVQALVLTAIVIGFGMTAFALVLSYRVYEEHDTLDVSELGDRE, from the coding sequence ATGACCACGATCGTCCTCGCGGCCGTGATCGGCGCGCTGTTCGCGCTGGGCACGTTCCTGATCCTCCGGCGGGACCTGATCCGGGTCGTCTGGGGGCTGGCGATCATCAGCCAGGCGGCGAACGTCTACCTGCTTGCGATGGGCGGCATCGCGGCGGGAACCGCCGATTCGGTGCCCGTGCTGGCCGGCCACGGCGAGCACGTGCCGGAGACGGCCGACCCGCTGGTGCAGGCGCTCGTCCTGACCGCGATCGTCATCGGGTTCGGCATGACCGCGTTCGCACTCGTCCTCTCCTACCGGGTCTACGAGGAACACGACACGTTAGACGTCTCCGAACTGGGTGATCGCGAATGA